Proteins found in one Sorghum bicolor cultivar BTx623 chromosome 1, Sorghum_bicolor_NCBIv3, whole genome shotgun sequence genomic segment:
- the LOC8058748 gene encoding uncharacterized protein LOC8058748, translating to MQDLNRFYASFWKQSSSALSSLRSAHEHKLMNLCSRHNQTQEVSTNSNKRKSLSQIVDLNSDVRTSVRRKSDAYHELIDLEKPSISGDAMEAIGRSGLGNLANQNGKSQDGSCCISPENTSLAESQLCRDWNRSRVSAGSVGSSDTPDCQSPIKTSNTEARHSLFDLNVPQEESLLMPSTSFPSSSTYCANFSDNPREASEKECVSGSGIGSMKRSSITVITPNSVADSSRNVVTESSVQQKFLFDLNVSPESTDMPSEISDYRDKVVNNDVSKGAAPDHSFSTENSLHAETSATHVVLGNDHMLAHKDDNHVLLTAPTTNGINKVQSPVSGTINKESFISGNLVDNNFHPHNGASNIQELSMLQDKVDDDGTTADIAARTLLSIFQHSSECMAHCFGSSNQTAAQNMNDEPQPSLDSFEKIVLNSEEIKDDGQSINVSPPYNEGPACGIKLKRGRGMRNFQREIIPGLLLGRQEICEDLEVIGYEPKKTRSRKTRKGPGASSTRPRPRKRGAVKH from the exons ATGCAGGATCTGAACAGGTTCTATGCTTCTTTCTGGAAGCAATCTAGCAGTGCACTTAGTAGCCTGCGCTCTGCTCATGAGCATAAGCTG ATGAATTTGTGTTCGAGGCACAATCAAACCCAAGAAGTTTCCACCAATTCCAATAAACGGAAATCATTGTCTCAAATTGTGGACCTGAATTCAGATGTTAGGACTTCAGTTAGGAGAAAATCTGATGCTTATCACGAACTGATTGACTTGGAGAAGCCATCAATTTCTGGTGATGCGATGGAAGCTATTGGTCGCTCTGGCCTTGGCAACCTTGCCAACCAAAATGGCAAGTCACAGGATGGTTCATGCTGCATTTCACCAGAGAACACCTCACTTGCAGAGTCTCAGTTGTGCAGAGACTGGAACAGATCACGTGTAAGCGCTG GTTCAGTTGGTTCTAGTGACACTCCAGATTGCCAGTCCCCTATCAAAACAAGTAACACTGAAGCAAGACATTCACTATTTGACCTGAATGTTCCTCAAGAAGAAAGCCTTCTTATGCCTTCTACTTCGTTTCCTTCTTCCTCGACGTACTGTGCAAATTTTTCAGACAACCCTAGAGAAGCTTCTGAAAAAGAATGTGTCTCTGGTTCTGGTATTGGATCAATGAAACGATCTTCCATCACAGTGATCACGCCCAACTCAGTTGCAGATAGTTCAAGGAATGTGGTAACTGAATCCTCAGTTCAGCAGAAGTTCCTTTTTGACCTGAATGTGTCACCTGAAAGCACTGACATGCCATCAGAAATCAGCGATTATAGAGATAAGGTTGTAAATAATGATGTAAGTAAAGGAGCAGCCCCCGATCATTCTTTCTCGACGGAAAATAGCCTGCATGCAGAAACTTCCGCCACACATGTGGTTCTTGGAAATGATCATATGCTGGCACACAAGGATGACAATCATGTGCTTCTCACAGCCCCAACAACTAATGGTATCAATAAGGTTCAGTCGCCAGTGTCTGGAACCATTAACAAGGAATCTTTTATCTCTGGAAATCTTGTGGATAATAATTTCCATCCACACAATGGAGCATCAAATATTCAGGAGTTAAGCATGCTTCAAGATAAGGTCGATGATGATGGCACAACAGCTGATATTGCAGCTAGAACCCTTCTTTCCATTTTTCAGCACAGTTCTGAATGCATGGCTCATTGCTTTGGAAGCAGCAATCAGACAGCAGCTCAGAACATGAACGATGAGCCTCAGCCTTCACTGGACTCATTCGAGAAAATCGTGTTGAATTCAGAGGAGATCAAAGATGACGGCCAATCCATCAATGTGTCACCGCCCTATAATGAAGGACCAGCATGTGGGATCAAGCTAAAGAGAGGGAGGGGTATGAGAAATTTTCAGAGGGAGATAATTCCTGGGCTTCTTCTAGGGAGGCAAGAGATATGCGAGGACTTGGAAGTTATAGGTTATGAGCCAAAGAAAACTCGATCCAGGAAAACCCGCAAGGGTCCAGGTGCATCCTCGACTCGACCAAGGCCGCGCAAACGTGGAGCTGTCAAGCACTGA